Proteins encoded within one genomic window of Macrotis lagotis isolate mMagLag1 chromosome 3, bilby.v1.9.chrom.fasta, whole genome shotgun sequence:
- the LOC141516787 gene encoding olfactory receptor 9G19-like, whose translation MEKFNHSVTEFILVGFTQDPAMQLVLFVLFLMIYSVTMMGNITLIILICTDARLHTPMYFFIGNLSFLDLWYSTVYTPKIMVTCISDDKSISFAGCAAQFFFSGGLAYTECYMLGAMAYDRYMAISKPLLYAQVMTQRVCVGLVAASYLGAFVICGIFTRETFSMPFCGDNVIDDFFCDLPPLVKLACEVKANYHIYLYFVLASNVLTPIVFILSSYLFIIVAIFRIRSTQGQLKAFSTCSSHLISVTLYFGSILYIYYRPKSSYSLERDKIVSLFYTVIFPMLNPMIYSLRNKDVKESLRKFLKITAS comes from the coding sequence ATGGAAAAGTTTAATCATTCTGTTACTGAGTTCATCTTGGTGGGTTTTACCCAGGATCCAGCGATGCAGCTTGTGCTCTTTGTTCTTTTCCTCATGATATACTCTGTGACGATGATGGGGAACATCACTCTGATAATCTTAATTTGTACAGACGCCCGACTACACACCCCTATGTATTTCTTCATTGGGAACCTGTCTTTTCTGGATCTCTGGTATTCCACTGTTTATACCCCCAAAATCATGGTGACCTGTATTTCTGACGACAAGAGCATCTCCTTTGCTGGGTGTGCGGCTCAGTTCTTCTTCTCAGGTGGACTGGCTTATACAGAATGCTATATGTTGGGTGCCATGGCATATGACCGCTACATGGCCATCTCCAAACCACTACTCTATGCTCAAGTCATGACTCAAAGGGTCTGTGTGGGTCTTGTAGCAGCTTCATATCTTGGAGCCTTTGTCATCTGTGGCATCTTTACACGTGAAACATTCTCCATGCCTTTCTGTGGGGATAATGTCATTGATGACTTCTTCTGTGACCTACCACCCCTGGTGAAACTGGCATGTGAAGTGAAGGCCAATTATCacatttatctctattttgtGTTAGCTTCCAATGTTCTTACTCCCATTGTGTTCATCTTGTCCTCTTACCTTTTCATCATTGTTGCCATCTTCAGGATTCGCTCCACCCAGGGTCAACTCAAAGCCTTCTCTACTTGCTCTTCTCACTTGATTTCTGTCACTTTGTACTTTGGTTCtattctttacatttattatcgTCCCAAATCTAGCTATTCTCTGGAGCGGGATAaaattgtttccttattttacacTGTGATCTTCCCCATGTTGAACCCCATGATCTATAGTCTAAGGAACAAAGATGTGAAAGAATCCTTGAGGAAATTCTTAAAGATAACAGCTTCTTGA